Sequence from the Bicyclus anynana chromosome 2, ilBicAnyn1.1, whole genome shotgun sequence genome:
GCGTGTGCAGCTCGGCGCGCTGGATGAAGGCGGCGGGCGCGGTGATCCACGCGGCGCGCTGTGTGAGAGCGTGCGCAGTACCTGCGTCAGTGTGCAGGAGTGCAGGATCTCCGCCTGCGTGTGCAGCTCGGCGCGCTGGATGAAGGCGGCGGGCGCGGTGATCCACGCGGCGCGCATGCCGGAGCTCACCACCTTGGACAGCGAGTCGAGGCGGATGACGCGCCCGCACGCGTCCAGCGACAGGAACGATGCCACTCTCTGCAACAACCAGCGACGTTATTCAAATCGTGTAAATAAACTACGTATTCATACGTATTTAATCGAAGTTAAAGTTTACAAACAAGTTTTTCGAGTGGAAAAATGATCTTAAGGGTAGTGATTGGGCAGGGGTAGTGCacgggtagggcaggggtagggcacgGGTAGGGCATTCGTTGATATTATCATTGAAGTAACTCACATCAGTATAGTTCAAGAACATGTAAGGGTCGTCTTCCAAGATCAAGAAGTCGTATTTGCAGGCCAGCTCGTAGATCTTCCTCCGCCGCCCCTCCGGCAGCACGGTGCCCGTGGGGTTGTTGCCCGTGGGGATGAGGTACATGACCTTGGGCATCTTGAGCCCCCGCACCAGCCGCTCGTTCAGGACCGACTCCAGGGTCTCGGGGATCATGCCGTGCTCGTCCTCCGGTATACCGATGATGTCTGGCTGGTAAGGCTTTAGCTGTAATAAACATTCAATATTACAATttgcttatattaaaaaaaatacaaacacccGTCAGTGGAGTCACGGGAAATCCAGAAAAGATCATGATCTAAGATCCGGCAgtagaaatatatactctcgtctgttatttattagtgacaagaaataaatgatgatgacgatggccACTCACCACGCTGTAGACGCCCGAGTAGGAGTACTCGGTGGTGACGATGGCGTCGCCGTGGTTGAGCAGCAGCTCCACGCACTGGTAGATGCCGTGCTGCGAGCCGTTGGTGACGAGCACGTCGCGCGCCAGCGGCGGCGGCCGGTGCAGCGCCTGCTGGAACGAGCGCAGCTCCGTCAGCAGCGCCGGCAGCCTGCGCCGGGACACTCAGTCACGTATAGAACACTACGACAGCTCGAGCATCTGCACTAATCTGATTCGAGCGATtcttgtatgtataatattatattatatatagtgtgaagtgtcaatgggcagatcacatagttcgaaaaatcgatggacgttggcgaccccgcacagcTGCGCTAGCAtctgcagggagccgctagatgctggcgactcgagacagTTGTGTTTGGaacttggaagtccatgtaagaggcctgtgtccggcagtggacgtccatcggctgataatgaaaaatgttaaaatatattgtttatatagtAATGTTACAGCAATATTATTGTGTTTGTATAAATCCTGTAAACTGCTTTAACGATTTTCATGATAACTTGCAGGTAGTTTCGGGGGTGACTACTTGATCTagatatgtttaatttttagaaaCGATCCAAAAAATATCACCCAGGATCGATCCCACTGTATCTAATATTTTTGAGACAATCTACAAAAGATAGATAGGCAATCTATAACAGAAAGATTTGGAACATTACCCTACTATGCTAAACCACAAACCTTGTCACAAGCAACCACACACAGCCGGTGCGGGGTTTCAGTTTGAGATAAAGATAACGTTTAATACATTAGATAGATAGTCACCCCTGCGAAGGTAGATACTGCAGAGCGGTTCCCAGCTGTTTCTCGTCGAAGATTATCTTTCCACCAGCTCTGGAGGTCAGCTCAAGGCGCGTGAAGGGGAATATGGCTTCGTTGGGCATCCCCTCGGCCAGCGATATCATGTCCTTGCCCACCTTGTAGGCGAGAGCGGCTGaacaatgaaacaaaatatGATAGTTTTTCGTcgacagtcatcatcattataatcaaaATACTCCTCAGTCTACCGAAAAGGAAAGGAGAAACTTTATTTAGAGCCACGTCCGTGCTAGAGTTTAGAGTGAGTTTAGAGCGATAGTGCTCGATGTGTAACGATCACCCACTTAACATGCATTCTTTTCTGAAGCACTGaaaagttattgaaaaaaacaaactcaattTGGTCGATATGAGTTCAAAagaaaaaatcacaaaatgaaaaaataaatataatagatatctgaataattaattaagtataattattaatatccaAGTTAAAACCAAACGGGTTACAGATAGATAACAGGTCATTTACAGTCATTTCAATTTCGCACATAATTTAAATGCtgaataataagtaggtacgtaattAAGTCCATCAACTTATAAATTCCAAcgctttaattaaattaatcactATCTTATTATCGGATATAATATCGTACGATTATAAGAtcgtgaatttcggatttatttgtggCGTTTGTTGTTACATGTTTCCTGTTTTGAATTCacattcaatatattattttaatacttaacATATTTCTTATCAAGCTTTTTTGAATATGGTCATGATCATAAAAAATATCGTCTATAATATATCCTAcaatttgtacggaaccctcagtAGGGGAAACTGGCTCGAACTTGTCCTGTTTTTCTTTTATAGTCATTCTATTTTAGGTGTAAAATAACTTCACCTAACAGACCTACAGTCATTCGCtacgcgtattttgtatagctataatatttttttaacgtggTCATTTTGAAACCCTGATGGTCAGCcttttaatttgatacccatattgcaatcaTATTAGGTGTATAGAATTTAGAGGCAACGACTCACTGATTTGTCTCGTGAACGCCGGCTCCCTTCTCAGAGCTCTCTTGCTGAAGAATCTAGAATAATCTTTCTCGTCCAAAACCCTATATTTCTGATTCACTTTGGTCTCTTCGTCCGGATAGAACTTGAAAATGTCATCCGCACTCGTCGAATAGCGACATTTGAGCAGCGCGCACAACGCTCGCGCGCCTGACAGCTTCTTGAATAACTTTGGATTCATTTTAGCTACAGGTTGCACCATCATTGTCAGGTTCaattaaacagttttattaattgaatgaaattgattttataaataaaaccacTACTAAATCTTTGTAAACAATAGACcgtattatttacatttatttagatCAGTTTTAGACGTATTTAGATTAATAAAGTTCTATTAGTAATGTTTTCACaatattaggtatttaaataggtaatatttaatactgttttcaataattttaaaaaccgcGGGCGCTCTGCTGGCCTCTGTGAGGCACAATGACAATGAAGCAAATTAAAACGCTAAATGATaagtgttttaattattttacacattttCGGTGACGGCGCCCAACTCGCATACTGATAACGCTGTGAGTGTGTAATTTGCAAATTACTAATTTCATATGATAATGTGTTCACGTGTCTCCTCTGCTATCAAGTGGTATGTAATCAGCAAATGTTATTTCTATAACATAAACAGTAGATAGCGCTGTCACGGCGGAGGCAAACATTCGCAAGACAAGACCCTCCCCCGCCCACCGCTGACGTGTGCCACTGCGTAGAAACATAACCTTCGATGGTGTTAGATATGTCCGATAGCTTGACTCATCGACGGATGTTAtgtttagaaaaacaaacatatataaTCTTTGTGAGATAATATAGTTAAATGATTTAGTTCTTAAATACATCTATTAGATGTGGAGCTTGTAAAAAATTTGGTATAATCAAAAAACTtccaatacaaaaatatacctacctacttacccaCCAAACCTAAAAGCAAaatataacatcgtatgtgccttctgatcagtttgaaggcggtgccaggCAAATGTGATACCTCGTTCTTTGTCGACAGCACACGACtgatagtccgggatccgttgaacatttttaaaattgattactatcaccttttttatttacgaaaattcttgattctcgTAGCTAACTGAactaccaggtaataaaaatatctgggtctttttattacctggtagttcagctaccaaaatcaagagttttcgtaaatgtaaataataaaagttggtgtctcatcgagatgaagctactcacgaacaCTTAACTTGATAGAAATCCATTGTAAAAATTGAGAATTTCCTcgttttttgaagttggttaaatataaataaagcgccatctataaaCCTCAGAAGTGACTGCATTGCAACAGGTTCTTGGAGTGTGTAAAAAGGAATTGTTGCAATGTTCTCTAAGAACACCacctactggtagtttaaaataacaaacactgtatCACTGTCCCTGAAGATGGCAGCACTTACTTACTTATCAAGTCAAGCGTGTACACAGAAgcacataatatgtattatacaagttagaattaaaaaaatatctgactACCTTATAAAACAAGTTATATGCAGAAGTACAAAACATTCCAACCTTTTCACAATTTGTATGACTTGGAGTTTCGCGGTGAAGAGAAATCACTTCCTGAAGGTGTGGCGGCGGTGGTGGACTCGGGATACAATCTGAAACGCACGAATTCCTTTACaggacttatttttataaaagaaccaaagttactgagaTATTTCGACGAGTCGCATAGCTAAAACGAGTATAAAtaaggcacatagttcaaatgaTCACGGATACAGACGCTAGAATGGTGACCCCATACCAGAAAACATAGTATAGTCGACTACTGTCCCAGGAGGGCCGACATCAGTCACTGGAAAGCCAGAAGCAGTATGGCATTCGGAAGTTTTGCTTTCAAGAGACCCGAGTCCAGCCGTGGACATCCATGGACTGATAGCGACGTTTCCCGTTCCACAATGGACTGTCGACGCAGTAGTTGCCGCAGACGGCCAACCTCACGACTCGCGCGCACTGCTCCGCCAGGCGGTCCAGCGACGGCAGCGGCTGCGGCTCGTAGCTCTTCAGAGCCAAGTACGGCGCGCCCGCACTCACCGCAGCTCGCATCTGCACAACAACAAAGAGCCTTTTAGATCTACTATATCATTCTAGTGGAGATATCTTCATCAGAAAATTGCTTACGACCTTCTAAATAATCAAGCCCACTCTGTTCCAACGCTAGGTATATGgatttagggtgataatgttactGAACATGGAGATTATCACCAAGGctgttactgagaatttctcgtATAAATCAAAGGATGATTATTTCATAGCCTGAACCATGACGCAAATCCAACATTAGCGATGCAGTttgacatttattattatcatcacacTCATTTATCTTACATCTTACCGCTTCCTTGTTTCCTTCCATTTCGTGCAGCTTCTTGTTGAGGTCATGTTTCAATCCACGCATTAACACAAAATCCTTTTCCAGTAGCCCTTGAAGAcctgtaataattaaaaattgtaggTATGAATATTTGATTAGAGCTCTGATTTCtagatttgaaatttaaatgaacATAATGAAATAATTGTGTAGTGCCTGCTTTCTCCAGCAACTCGTCCAGGTCTTGC
This genomic interval carries:
- the LOC112051929 gene encoding kynurenine/alpha-aminoadipate aminotransferase, mitochondrial; translated protein: MMVQPVAKMNPKLFKKLSGARALCALLKCRYSTSADDIFKFYPDEETKVNQKYRVLDEKDYSRFFSKRALRREPAFTRQITALAYKVGKDMISLAEGMPNEAIFPFTRLELTSRAGGKIIFDEKQLGTALQYLPSQGLPALLTELRSFQQALHRPPPLARDVLVTNGSQHGIYQCVELLLNHGDAIVTTEYSYSGVYSVLKPYQPDIIGIPEDEHGMIPETLESVLNERLVRGLKMPKVMYLIPTGNNPTGTVLPEGRRRKIYELACKYDFLILEDDPYMFLNYTDRVASFLSLDACGRVIRLDSLSKVVSSGMRAAWITAPAAFIQRAELHTQAEILHSCTLTQAISFHLITDRDALATHLLATRAFYEQRRNALSGALRGAGDLLQWSEPAGGLFHWVRVRGVRDVYNLVFHTAFDRGLMLVPGQAFQYDSSGPCQFLRLTFSKINEQDIEPTVRLLADIVRHEQQLAKRQRRLATEQ